Genomic segment of Lemur catta isolate mLemCat1 chromosome 2, mLemCat1.pri, whole genome shotgun sequence:
AAAATACACACCAGAAATTGAGAAAGCTTTAAGGGCCCAGGCTGTTGCTGAAGAATATGGCTGGTGGTGGTCCTTCTACCATACGTGTTTCCAGAGTGTGACTTTTCAAGGCTAGCTCCAGGGTAGCCCACTGGAGATGTTCACAAAGATTCTTCAATTAGCTCAGAACTGGAAACCATACCCCTTCCCTTAAGTACTGCTAAGTAGGAAAGCAGGAAGGCACCGTAACTGCACTACACAGAGCTCAAGTATGCCTCAAATACATCCCTTCTCCGGAGCGAGGGGCCATGCCCTCATAACTCAGTGCCAGGAAGCCCCTCCTGTTAAGCAGGTCCTCTTCCATCAGTTAATACTACTCTTCCAAGCTTCACTATGGATCTCTTATCACTAAATCCAAACTCAGCTGTTGACACATCTGTCTCTCCCAGGAACTCTGATGGCAGGGACTGCGTACCTCCATGTCTGAATGCTTAGCTTCCAACACGGAGTGGTGCTCAATGCATGATTATTGTATGAAGGAATTAACAAATGAACACAAATACTGTAGAAggcaaaaaacatttttacctccTCAACATTAAATCCAATGCCTGTCCTAGTAGGAGATCAAAAAGGTTTGTTAAATTGACATGAAGTCCTATCTGGGCCTCAGAGTAATTATTTTCAAAGGAgctctttcccttttcttggtCACAGAATTAAACACATTTCAAATGACAAGGGGGTATTTATGTCTACcaagagaggaaatgaaaaaaCGAGCTTCTCTCCTTACGTCAACAGGCTGAAATCTGATCGTTAGCAAATGAGAGCATTTGGCTACCTTAAAAAGTGGGTCAATGTTCCTAGAAAAGTTTGTGCTTATTATGTTAAAAGTAGAAATCCCCAATATCAAACACATTTGGATTTAAGAAATGCATCAGCAGCTCTAAGACGTCATAAAACACTAAATTTCATTCATTGTGTCAATATATTTTACTATGCATGTACTTTACGCCAGATACCGTCCAAGGCACTGAGGTTACAATggtgaacaagagagaaaagatcCTTGCCCCgggaagcttacattctagtggaggaagctaataataaataaagaaatacgACAATCTCAGGTGGCAATAAGAGTTTTGACAACAATAGAACAGGGGAAAGTGGTAGAGAATGACTAGGGAGTGAGAGTTGCACATAACACCACTCACTTTGTATATGTATTGTGCTTGTAAACATTTACATCTAAAAAGTATGTGGATCCTCAAAAGTGCCTTTACAATAAAACCAATGATATTCTTCCCCATTTTTCAAATGTCAAATGAGAAGGACCAAAAAACTTATTCACAAACACAATGAATCAGTTGGTAGAGTAAGCACTTTTGACTTTCCGTCCATATATACCTTCCCACCAGGTCAAAATCTGCCCAATGCATCCAATATTCATCAAGATGATCACATGGAAAGTACTCTGGCCTAGTGACCACATAAGGGCCCCTCATACAGCAAATAGCTGAACACATGTCACGAAGCCTACATTCAAGTGGAGGAAgctgataataaataaaatggcaagATTTATAGGAAGAGAAGTACAAGCAAATCAGCCCTGGGGAATTCCCAGAAATAGGAGGATACAAGTGAGTAAACGGAGGATACAAGTGAGTAAACGGAGGATACAAGTGCGTAAACGGAATGCAACTGAAAAATGCTCTACAGGAGTAACGACAGAAAGGTGAGCAGTGGGTCCTCGCAGCGGCCCAGCCAGGCACCTAAGCGCTAAAGAGTTAGGAGAACTGAGGTCCCTTTTTTGTGTGAAGATGTCACCTGTGACACTGGAAAATATAATTCACGTGCAGTGGGGGAAGGAGTTTAAAAGAGGGGTTGAAAATCATccaggagaagaagaagaaattgtaCTTAAGTGATACACAGGGCATTTAACTTCTCTTCCACCATCTGAATTACCTTGAGTTTCCTCTCAGGTAAAAAAgctaaaatgctatttttttattatgacaCTATAATAATTTGCTtaacaaattcattttttattgctggtTGAAATTCACTTTAAGCTTGTTTAAATAATTACTGAATATAAATTTAGCAACAATATTCAAATAATAAGCTATACTTACAGTACATATGAGTAACTTACAGGCCCTTAAGAGCAGGGATTTAGTTGGAAGCCTGCAGTTAGTGTGCCAAAACTGAGGTCATTTTACTTGATAGCTAATGCTTCATCTTTGCCAAATAGACAGTTTCAATTAATGATTTCCTGTCACAACAGTCAAGTAAAGcatattttaatgagaatttttaataaagcaaTGGAAGAATTTGCAAAGCTcccataaaataaatttacttcttAAGTTATTGGGGTGCTTCAGCAGTGCTACGCGTGAGTCCTTGTGAAGAGTGTTACTGAAGAGATAAAAGCAAACATGGCAATGGAAGACATAAAACGGTATCTTTGAGGTGGAGAATGAGACTAAGTGTTTGCAACCGGGTTTGCCATGATTACCTCAAGGCACTGGATCAGTCCCTCCTTTTTGATTCCAAACCAGTTCTACAGCCTGAcgtaaaaagaaaacagtgggCTCCATCCCAGGAGAATGAGGGGGTGTCAGAGAGAATTGCCACGTGTGCCAGAATCTGCAAGAGCAGTCTGAGAAGACGACTGGCTGACTATCCTGGGGGAAGAATTTATTACTTCTTCATGCATCATACTGCATTTCACACACCAGAATGTGAATATGTCCTAGAAGTGGTCTATTCAACTAATGCTTCTTGAGTTCTCATAAGcattaaaataaagcagattCAAAACTGGCAGATTAAATTGCTTCACAGCTTCACTGAAATAGTTACTTAACATCAcgataatgttttctttaaataccaGTTAAAACTCAGTGTTCATTTACTTCACAAGAGCATAGGGACATATGCCTCCAAGACATTCCTCTTCCCTTAAAGTCAATAAAGCTTTGAGTTTCAATCTTTGCAGCACCAGGACATCCTACTGGCTATGGAAAAGCAACAGCATGAgacagaatataaaagaaaagctcGTAAATGATAAAGCTCACTTGATATAAAACAACCGcacaaagaagaagaaaccaaacacaaaacaTTACTTCTACCTTTTGTAATGATGATATTCAAGATTCTAGCAACAGTTATAAATagcaaccaaaaagaaaaaaacggaCTCTAAGCACCTACGGATAATGAACTGTAAGTTCAGAATCTGCCCAGCTGTATCACAACGCCTATTACCCTTATAATTACTACAGATTTGCCTGAGCAACATATGCTGTATAATCTGAAGAGACAATCACTGAGTCCacctgccttttcttttctccttttcatcctATGGTATAATTCATGAGCACCCTAACCACAGaatgaatttaaagaaagaaacattcaaAGGAAGTAGGTCTTTGTCAGAACACGTGTAAATGGTCACAGTTAGGGAAAGAGGAGATTAGCAGGTAAAAAGCGTGAAAGTGGAGAAAATATGACCACTGACAATCTCAAGTGTCCTCCACCATTGGCACAGGTAGTAAGAAGTTGGCCCTGGGAGCACATAGCATTTTCATTTGGGAACTTCCTTCAGTAAGTGGCAATATATATACTCTTACACAGACAGACGTGTGACCcctattttttttactgttgagtatCTGCCAACAGGAATGTTTTATAAACAATCAAAGCACAATCTCCCCCGAGGACTTGCTCTGATAGAGTCAGCTCCAATTGTACAAGACACAGGTTTGATGATGCTAGTTTTTCTCCACTGATCAGGAAATGCCACACTGACTCTATGCAGAGAAAAGCTGACTGGGGTTAGGAAAAGCTAATTACCAGTTCTGCACCCAGCTATAGTACCACAATTTTGGTCATGTTTTTGGAATCTTCACAGTTAATTATTGGCAATAATTCAGCTACCAAAATCCAATCCCTAGTTcccaagaagaaagagaactaTAGCTAGTGGTAGGAATTTCTCTTCTGTTcacttaattataaatataatttgaagtccaGTGGAAAAGATAGTACATTTTAGTATTTCTGGCCTCTTAGGTTCTACTTGATTCTGAAAACAAAGGAGGTTCAGTTCCTACCCTATCCCCAAATACCAGTCACCTCATGATTACATGAGATAATTATCATATAAAACCACCTGCTGCACTACACGGAGAAATAGATACAACAGATAAATATTGGGCTTTGGAAGAAGAAACTATAACAAGGTcagagaaaagaaggagaggagagcagCGGCCCTGCACCAGTTTGTAGATGGTGGtgattaaagataaaataagaacataaatcTCACAGCAAAGCTGACCCTCACAATGCCAAGGTGACAATATAAATTAAAGGAGCCAGGATATAGGATTCGCTTTCTCCTCCTGTATTGTAAGCCCAGCCAGCTTGGGAAGGGTGTTGCACACGGTGAACTTACATGGGACCTTTGAGTAAAACGCACACAACTTTAACAAGCTGCACAATTACTCAAGCTAGGTGGGAGTGGGACACGGCTGAAACCActgtaaatgaaataaactgCATGTCTGTAAATTTCCCCTCTTAGCTCCACTCTTGTGGCATCCCAAATTGTAAGGCATTTCAAAATGagactctaaaataaaatagattttgccTACAAGAAACACTGACATTTCTTCCTCCCTCAGGTGGTAACATCTCCTTCAACTTCATTTCCTACCTAAATAGATTTGCCTTCTTACTCACAAGCAATCCTGTTGTCGGGATATTTCCTCACTGCTATTTATCCAAAGGCTGAGACGAAAGGAAACTCTCACCAATTTTCTTGGTTACTTTCCTACCAATAACAAGGTGAATCAATAAAATAGGAGGGCTGGGCACTTACAGAAAGAATCAGAACAAAGTGCCATATAAGagagtaattattttaaataaaataagaatcacaCGAAATAGTCCACGTCCAAATTATTACTACTGTGAAGAACTTCATTCTTCACCCTTAAACATAGTAAGTATAAAAATGTGAAGTGATTATGTTTTTTTCATAAggattaacaaaataaattcccTAGGGCAAAACTAGTTTCTTGTTTTCCCCCAATAAAAGTAATCAATTAAATGATTTAGGAACACTGATTACCTACAactgacattttcctttttttttccataataaacgCATTAGATGTTTtctatggaaaaattataaaaattcaaataagcaaaaagttaaaaaataaaaaagcaatcaaACTCATAATCTAGAAATAACAGTGTTAACATTACGGCCAAATTAGGATATATCTTTCTAGAactatttttgtgtatatgtgcatatacactgttttttttttaagtttttaaaaaactgagattATACTATAATACCATATGGTAACCTTTTTTTCAATAAATCGTGGCCACTTTTCTATTAATATCCTTTGCATTCTGCATGAGACACAAACTAGTTTCAATCTGATTAAAAATCATGCAAAAACATACCTGGAATTTTTCACCTTTGTGCATCTGAGTTGATCTAAATTCAGGAGAATCTATAAAGGCACAGGGGTAAATGTTATGCAGAAAATGTCCTCGGTAGGAGACCTTCATTCTGATAACagaaattaatgttaaaaaatacataatagtCCACAAATAACACAACCCTTAGAAAGCACCATAATCTTATGGGATTGTATTTTATACTAAAGTTTTAAAGATTCCACAGATGACAGACATAATTAAAAGTATTTCCTGAAGTACAAGTATTTCAAAAACTaatgtaaggggaaaaaaagggtcCAGTATTAAATCAGACAGGTGCCTTCTGATGGCTATCATCACTCTTATAAAGGGAGTGACCATATAATCTGTGACTCAAACTGGGAGACTTCTGAGAGGGAAAAGGGTGCTATTAATAACTATTCCAACACAACATAAACTGGCTCTCTCCCCCGAAGACTGAAATTCCTAGAGGTTATATTCTTGtgatattcaaaaaataaacaaacctctGAAGCATGCATGAGCTTCTTGAATTTTAATGCCTTATTTAAACCTACTTCTGTTTTGACTCATTAACTTTAAATAggtcaaaatggttaaaatattcACAATTAAAAATTCTGACATCAGCAAGATTCAGAGCAGCAAATTCTTCCTAGCTTTTACCCGTTGCTCTCCAGCATTCCAAAGTATAGTAGTAAAATACAATTTCACCAACAACAAACCCTATGACTGCTTCCTCCGTTAGTTGGCAACATTGCCTTCCATTTATTTCCTTCCCAGTGGCCACAAAAAGATTTAAGGTAAACTAGGAATTTCGATCTTCACAGAGCACTTACTTTCCCTTCAGGAGAATACTCAGACGGTCATCAACCGAGGTTTTATCCTCTGCAGCATAAGCCTGGCCCTTTTTCAAGGTTTGGATCATGCAAAACTGTCCAGTTAACCTTctgaacaaatctggaggcactCGGAGTGGTTCAAACAATCGCCGGTAGATGCCACTGAGTTCCTTTTCAATCTTTACCTGAAATGCGGGAATGACCAGATGCTGCACTACTGCAGCAACCTTGAAACATGGACTTCTGTGGTCTAAACGTGGTTTTGAGAATTTCAAATCTGTGATACATACCATCAACCTTCTGTATTTAGGTCAATGGAATCTTACACAGAGAGTAAATGGTGATATAGGTTTACACATCAGATGCTAAAAGGGCACTTTTGCAGTTAAACTGAACTCTGAGAGCCTAAGGGGAAGATCTGCACTATTGATCACACCTCTTCCTGTGGGCTGTAATGCAACTGTTAAGGTTTTGAATGTTGTCACAAAGCTCACCTTCCCAATCTTAGCACCTTCCATAAATAACACAAAACTTTCTGTGAAGCCTTTGTTTCACAGATAGAAAttacattaacttttaaataccacagcaagaaaataaacacacaaaatggGAATCAATGTGGAAAcaagtttacaaaaataatacacacatTTTATCCCCAGGCAATTATTATATTATGCACCAATACAGGAGAACAAACATGCCCAGCTGTAATCATTGCTTTATATTTACGTATTCTCAAGAAAAAAGTGTGTAAAAGAGTTTCAGTGTAGCAGTTTCATCCTAAGCGATAATGAATTCTGTAGAATGGAGAAGCCACGGGCAAATAAGGCTGGCtactggagaaagagaaaagcaatggTGTAATGGCTGTTGTCAGATTTTCCAAGGCCCAGGTCATGCCCCGTCTTCGGGCCCCACATTAGTCTCTACAAGTCACACTAATTGGGTGGATGGAAAACTGCACTGCACTGGGAATGAACTTTTGGTGTCCAAATCAAATGGACATCTGTCTCAGTGAAATTGCTGGCAGATATACTACAAAGCTTATAGACCCAGATCATGACAGCTGTTCCAACCTGATGTCACTCTAGCATTTGCAATGATCCTACTTGTCCTGttgtttcattttgatgaagagccagcatttatatttttcaaaaaagcagGTTTATAgtctgagaagaaataaaaacacagatacTAGGTGATTTACTCACTTGGTGCTATGATCACATCGGAAACTTCTGAACCCTATATATTGGGATGCCAGCAAGTTCTGACATTCAGGAATTCTAATCCTCATTTTTACTATCATCTACCTCCTCCACTCCAGAGCACTagtaatgaacatttaaaataatttattcacaaatatgTTCTACTTCCTGCATGCACACTAGCCAAACTGCCACAGCAATGAACATACGATCTGAAAAATCTACTGATGCATATTCATAATCTGCTTATCCTGCATGTCTCAGCTTGAGTCCCAATTTCTTCACGAAGCCctcttaattctttttctctttgaaagcaTCCACTCATCAAATgtttttctgagcacctactgggtgTCAATCATGGTTGATAGGAACAGGGGATACCACCGTCAGTGTGGTAGATTATATTACTGTTCCCAATTATTTGCTGCTCTCAACCCCTGTAAGAGGATTAAATGGCCCCTTACCCCACCCCACTTTCCACATTATCAAGCTTGGCCATGTCACTTGCTTTcgccaatgaaatgtgagcagaagtgacataTGTTCCTTTTGAGCAGAAGTTTTAAGAGACATTGGGGTTTCCCTTTTGTTCTCTTGTAATTTTCCCTCTGCCATGAGAACGCATGGTTCAGACAGAACCTGCTGCTTCAGCAAAGACCCTGAAATGAATCACACACATAGAATAATCACAGCTGACACACAGCTGCCAAAGTCAACATGTAAGACGGGTGAGAAAAAGAGCCTGTTGCTATTATACATCACTAAGATTTTTCAGGTTGTTTATTATACAGCATCACCtagagaaaactaatacagtaaaGCAACACAGACTGAGTTACTATGCTTGAAGAGGTGACAATCTAGTGAAATACTTGTTATATATATCACCTGTATCATTCAAAATGCAATCTCCTATGAATTATCTTGCTTTCTAATAGTTTTCTATATGCAGGTCTGGCCTTGAACATAAGATTAGGGCAAGCATTGTATCTTTTACTTTACAGAATGTTTGTTTGTGTTTAAGATAGTCAGTAGACATGTATGGAGTGATTTCTAGGAGCCCTGCTACTTTCCTACTCTATTTTTGTTCTTGGTATGATAAAGGAAATACAACAAGATAGATCAGAGTTGAAAAGGAGTTAAACACTAGTGTTCTGGTAACAACCCACCAAAAATggttatttccttaaatgaatattttgggcataagaaaaaatatatagccgttacattaaaaaaacagcATCAGCTATTTGTAAATCATTAGGATGTTTACAGAAGTTGCCTATTAGTAAGTAATTTTATAACTAGGCAAAGACAGTCCCAAGTGACATGTGAATATTAAtagacaaaggaaataatcaagtagtatgacattaaaaagaaaatattattcatattctTCATACCCTAATGactaaaaaagttttaaaaactcatttgtaGAACAAATTTTATAGTACTCAAATGCTTCACTTTCAAGCATATATAAACACAAAGTCTAATCTCCAGAGAAATGATATTAAACGGACTAAAAATGTTAGATGTTCATTCTAAGTCTAAACAAAATACCTTTAAAAGTTTTTAGCTTGAAAATCACTtccttattaattaattttagtaattacCGGTCTTTTCTTGTATAAGAGATATGAAAGATGCAAAATGTTGACACCCAAGAACACAGAGTTCCAGATCATTATATCCAAGGCACATCGGTAGAGAGTGGCCCAGACAATATAAAGGGTACATCCTGTTGAATAACAAAGTGAACATGTTAGATATGTAGAACAGCTTCAGCAGGTAGCTGAATAAATTTGTTATTCTCTATATATGCAGTAGTCCACCCTTCTCTTACAGTGGATGCCTGAACCGTGGATAATGCCTAATCCTAttatatacactatgttttttcaatctgataaccaagaaGGCTACTAGTGATTAATGGGCAGGTGGCATATACAGTATGGATCTGTTGGACAAAGGAatgattcatgtcccaggcagGACAGAGCAGTACATCTCGAGATTTCAAAGTACTACTCAGAACagtttgcaatttaaaatttacaaattgtttatttttggaattttccatttaatattcttGGACTGCAGTTGACCTCAGATAGCAAAGCCatagataaggggggactactacTGTACCACTCAAAAATGCACCTGAATAAATGGGTCATTAGGGAAATAACCACATAGAGAGTAATTTGTCAACAATCATTGGCTAATAGATTCAATTGTTTTAGTATTTTGGTGTAAATCAACTTAACCTTCTTTTCCAAGGTTACtggggcatatatatatatatatatatatatatatatatatatactttttttaaaaaaatacatatttatttatttaaactattgTGTCTGGGTAGTTCCTTTATTGGCCACAGCAAGTgtcttttcaaataataatagttCAAACTATAtattaagtacttactatgtgccaggtaccattcTAAATCAAATATATATGAGAGACACACATGTACactcttatttaattctcactcAACCACCCCAAGAAGTGGTATTATTTTTACCCTTACTTGAcacatgagaaaatggaggcagtAGAAaggttaaatcacttgcccaagttACTCAGCAAGTAGTGAAACCAGGATTTGAATCACAcaatctggctccaaagcccacacaCTCTTACACATGAATGGATTTTCTGATATCTGAAAAATCTAAACAACATATGAAATCATACATAGTGTTACCCAAAGTAAGTGAGAGATATGGCACGTGACGATCTATGTTCTAAGTTACTTCATATAGTACTAATTCAGTAATGAAGACATATTTTTTGGTATGCTATAGGCCTGACAAGGAATACTCTGAAGCCTCTAATACAAAGCCCATCTGATGCCAGTTTTACAAAAGTTACATAAAATCTCAATCAGGTATCTTACCTATAGCAAACATCACCCTAAGAAATATCATATGAAGGTGAAGAGTAGTTGGAATAATCAACCCAATTgcaaaacaaatatttgctacGTGAAAAACTAGATGATGTATCTCTCTCCAGTTTTCACAAGTGGTCTCATTGGAAGGCACAGGTATGATACTTTCTAACTCAGGTGTAAAACCTATGGCAGTTGATTCTGCCAATGGGCTGGACTCTGTATAATTCATCTTGAAAATTcctgtaaaaacaaataaacaataggACAATCATAAAAATGGCTACTGTATCTTATTGCCCCTGTAGGTGTTCTGCCAAAATTATTTCTGTGAATGAAGTGTTGATAAACAGACTTCTCTAGTACTTATGAATTAGATAGaactgtgttcaaatcccagccctgtcatatattaaatatatacatttacttACCtgttaaataatgataataactcaTTTGCCttatgattaaatgaaatgaaatatataaaatacttagcataGTGCACAACTGTTCccttatatatacatgtacatgtgtgtgtacacagacacttatatatgtatatattcatactTGGTAGGAGGTGATGGAATTAACTAGTCTAAAAGACAATCACCAATGTTCATATACTACAGCAATTACAAAGTTATTTAGTATAGTCTTCTAGCATATCTCCACTGGTGACACTGAATCcaaacacaggaaaaataatggaaaaactaaTTGTTTGA
This window contains:
- the BVES gene encoding blood vessel epicardial substance encodes the protein MNYTESSPLAESTAIGFTPELESIIPVPSNETTCENWREIHHLVFHVANICFAIGLIIPTTLHLHMIFLRVMFAIGCTLYIVWATLYRCALDIMIWNSVFLGVNILHLSYLLYKKRPVKIEKELSGIYRRLFEPLRVPPDLFRRLTGQFCMIQTLKKGQAYAAEDKTSVDDRLSILLKGKMKVSYRGHFLHNIYPCAFIDSPEFRSTQMHKGEKFQVTIIADDNCRFLCWSRERLTYFLESEPFLYEIFRYLIGKDITNKLYSLNDPTLNDKKAKKLERQLSLCAQISMLEMRNSIASSSDSEDGLHQFLRSTSSMSSLHVSSPHQRSSPKMKPIEEGVEDDDDVFEPMTPNTFKVRQFP